A genomic segment from Salmo trutta chromosome 38, fSalTru1.1, whole genome shotgun sequence encodes:
- the LOC115178381 gene encoding heme-binding protein 1, with product MELFPGLVVLVALMVSVEGGVGPSNNSSFCSESKECLEYELVCKTDEYEVRHYSPTRWLSTDAEAYFMGVGAAMAFRRLFQYITGDNNRGLQMEMTAPVLVRIPEETRMWEPAIYTLSFLLPAAYQERPPTPTNDKLYFTEMPSMDVYVRSYGGWMLSVTSRLHAHLLTKELVRVQADYNHTYHYGVGYDSPLKLLNRHNEVWYVAEGEAVCSDPQEPTPPHTPTPTHTPNATHTPNTSHTPNTSHTPNATHIPSSTIADSPSDLPANRPPTPSQAPEVTPSQGPVVGESPLANSSDPQVDGPWNNTVEASLEDTPSDNSVADPTELNLA from the exons AT ggaGTTGTTCCCAGGGCTGGTGGTGCTGGTGGCTCTAATGGTTTCAGTTGAAGGCGGCGTCGG CCCCAGCAACAACTCCAGTTTCTGCTCCGAGTCAAAGGAATGTCTGGAGTATGAGCTGGTGTGCAAAACAGATGAATATGAG gTCCGTCACTACAGTCCTACTCGTTGGTTGTCTACGGATGCGGAGGCCTACTTCATGGGGGTGGGAGCAGCCATGGCCTTCAGGAGACtgttccagtacatcactggagacAACAACAGAG GTCTCCAGATGGAGATGACTGCCCCAGTCCTGGTGAGGATCCCTGAGGAGACCAGGATGTGGGAACCAGCCATCTACACCCTTAGTTTCCTGCTTCCAGCAGCCTATCAGGAGAGGCCTCCCACACCCACCAATGACAAG CTCTACTTTACTGAGATGCCCTCTATGGATGTGTACGTGCGTAGCTACGGAGGCTGGATGTTATCAGTGACCTCCAGGCTTCATGCTCACCTACTGACCAAGGAGCTGGTCAGAGTCCAGGCTGACTACAACCACACCTACCACTATGGAGTGGGTTACGACAG TCCTCTGAAGCTGCTGAACAGACACAATGAGGTGTGGTACGTAGCTGAGGGAGAGGCCGTCTGCTCTGACCCCCAGGAACcaaccccaccacacacacctacccccacacacacacccaacgccacacacacacccaacacctcacacacacctaacacctcacacacacccaATGCCACACACATCCCCTCCAGCACCATCGCTGACTCCCCCTCAGATCTCCCAGCCAACCGGCCACCCACCCCCTCCCAGGCCCCCGAGGTGACCCCCTCTCAGGGCCCGGTGGTCGGGGAGAGCCCCTTGGCCAACAGCTCTGACCCCCAGGTGGACGGCCCCTGGAACAACACTGTCGAGGCCTCCCTGGAGGACACCCCCTCTGATAACTCTGTAGCCGACCCCACTGAGCTCAACCTGGCCTAG